GGATGCCAGAGGTGTGAAGGCGGTGAGAGGGCTCGGACGTCGTGTGTTGAGGTGGAAGCGGGGGCATTGTGCGCTTGTCGTTTGGCTAGCCTGTCGACGGTAACGTGATGTCGGTATATGCCTAAATGGCAAACGCGCATGCACCAGGCGGATCAGTGAATCATGCCATGGTGAGCGACTTACACCGCCTTGCAACACTTGTGCTTGATGGGCGGAGCATGTGGGGCCGGACTTTTTGCCTATAGGTGCGCCCATATGTCGCCTTAAGCCGTACCGGAAATCAGCTCGCCACGCTCGCTTTTGGGCGGGGGCAGCACCGCAACTCCCGATCCGACGGCGCGGAGTGCTCGGGCGGGTTTGCTGATGGTGTGTTCTTTGGTGTCCAAAAGCTTCCGTTCGCCCAGCTCTAGCGCTACGACATTGACCGTTCCTTCCCAGCGTTGTTGTGTGCGCTTGTCCTGTGCCTGGATGACTTCTCCGGGAAAGCAGTAGAAGGAACTCGAGTTCAACCCATGACGTGGGCAGGCCGATTCATTGTTCTGAGAAAATCCGCTGGCGCACTGGCTGTTAGCGGCGGCCAGCGGCGACAAATGCCGTGGCCCGTCGCTGTTGTATCTGGCCGTAGAGGACATCGTGGCTGAGGGAAACCGTGTAGAAGCTGTGCGTATGTTGGGTTACGAGTACGCCGTCTCGCCGGTTTCCATGGCGCGGTTTACAGCGGTGGCTACGGCGCGCCGTTAAGGCACTATGATCCGTATCGGCCTCTCGCCCCTGACTTCCAAGAGATAGGGGTCGTGTGGGCTGGCCGTCATAAGTGTTCCTTAGATACTGGTCGGCTTGAAGGAGAGTGCGGTGCGTGCGAGGCTGAGCCAGCCCATGCCTTGTGCTGCCAGCAATGCGGCACCGACTGCTGTGACCTCGGGCTCGGGGATGATGTGAACGTCGGTGCCGATGGATAACCCCCTCAGAATTGTCCCCGGTTGTGGGCGGCGGCAGCCTGCCTCTACGCACTGGAGCCCGGGCCCGTCACGCTTTTCCGCCGGCGGCTAAAAGAATTATTGGGCGGTTGGACAGTTCTGCCGTCAGTTTGGGGTGTGCTTAACCGGACCGGAGGGGTGGAGGGACGGCCGCATTCCATCGCGGATTTAAGCATTCTGTGACTGTTACTCGGTAGCGGCTAATGTCAGGATGACTTGGCTGCTTTGTCACCCGGGTGCGGAGCTTGGGTCGCCCTGAAGATTCCCTCGCTGATGACCCCCGGAACGGGCCGGTAATGATGGCAGCAATTTTCCTGTCATCCTTGGGCATCTTCAGGGCCGGTGGCGTGGGCTCAGAGTCGGATGTGTCCGTTGATGATGGTGCGGCTGCTTCCACCGACCCAGATGGCATCCGCCTCGGAGGTGATCGTGAGCTGTCCGCCGCGACCGAGGACCGTTCCCTGCTGGACGCTGTAGCTCCCGTCGACGATGCCTTCGCTGTGGAGCCACTGTGCCAACCCGGCGTTGACGCTGCCGGTCACAGGGTCCTCGTTTACGCCGTGACCGGGTGCGAAGGTGCGGACCTCGAAGTCTGCGGGTTCGCCATTGTAGTAAGCGCCGATGACGCCCATGTTCAGGTGACCCATGGCATTAAAGTCCGGCCTGAGGTCCAAGACCTGCCGGGCCGACGCGAGCCGGATGCCTAGCCAGCCGGGGCCGTTGTCAACCCAGTTGCTTCCCAGGACCTGGCCGGCGTCGATGCCGAGGCTGGCGATGGCCTGGTCCAGGAGTGTTGGTTCGACCGGTCCTGATTTGGTCAGGGGCGGGGCCTGGAAGGACAGTTCGGTGTCGGTGCGCCGGATGGTTACCAGACCAGCCCCGCACTCCTGGATGAGCTGCCCATCTTCGTGCGGCTTGCCGCCGTTTTCGAGCCAGGCGTGGGCGGATCCGAGCGTGGGGTGGCCGGCGAAAGGGACTTCGGCCCGTGGGGTGAAGATGCGGAGCCTGTAGTCCGCAGCCGAATCGGTGGGAGTCAGAAGGAACGTGGTCTCTGAGAGGTTCATCCAGTTGGCGAAGTTCTGCATCTGCTCGGAGGACAGGCCGTCGGCGTGGTGGACGACGGCGACCGGATTGCCGGCCCTCGGGCCGGGCGCAAAGACATCGACCTGGGAGAATGGGCGAGTGGATTCAACGAGGCTCATGTGAGGTCCTTCTGTCGGAAGCTGGCAGGCAGCGTGGGTCATTCTCCACTAACGTTAGAAATAAACTGGCCTTTGAATAAAGGGCCAGTTGAATATACTGGTCTTGCCTTCGGAGGAGCGGTCAGGACCCGCCGGGGAGAGTTGAGGCCAAGACTACGTGGATGGCGTTTCCTCCCACGACGCGGAGGACGGCGTTCCGACCCCGGAGGTTCTCTGCATATCGCAGAAGCAAGCCCGGGTCGTCAGGTAGAGGAGTTCAGCAAGACGCTCGGTTCCGCGTCTCAGGAAGTGCATGATGGGGCGATTTGAATACAGACCACATTTTGTCGCCTACCTGGCTAGCGCCGCTGATCCGTTGAGGATCGATTACGCGATTCTCAAACTAACTGGGGACGTGCTTATCAACAGCCGATACCCCGGGGCTTCCGCCGGTCCCCTCAATCAGGCGCAATCGGGCAGGACTGCCACTCTGCCGAGTATCAGCCCTGCCGATCCTGAACTCAGTCCGGAATCACTAAGGACGACGGGGCCGTTCAGGTTGGACTCTATCCTCCGGCCGCAAGTCTCAACCTGTTGGAGGGGACAGGGTTTCACCATTAGCGCGGCCAGGCCCGAACGGAGGCAAGCTGGCTCCCTAGGCTAAATGCAGATTGACCCAGTGACAACGCACGATCGATGGTTCCAACGACCCGCTGCCGCAGCAATCGGCCGCCCGGAGACGCTCCTTTTGCCCCAGACGGGGAGTTCTGGCAGCTACTTCTACTCTCGTGCTTTTGACGCCGATAATTGTTTCTTCCGTCAGGTTACGGGGTTGGAAGAGCTGAATCTCGTGTAGTCGAGTGGTTAAGCTCGGAAAGCTCCCAACTGGTACCTGTTGGGAGCTTTCCTTGCGGACGTGCCGGGGCCGGCCGGCGTAGGAGGGGCGTAGTGGCTCAAGAACAGCGGCTGCCCCGCCACCGCGCTATATGTTCCTTAGCGCTTGACTGCTTCGAGCTTGAGCATTTTGGCGATGACGCTGTCGAGCTCGGAGTCGTCGAAGATCTTCTTCCAGTCGTCTTTGATGATGGTGTCCTTACCGTACTGGATGGCGATTTCGCAGGCCTCGGAAAATGGGTTGGAGCCACGCAGGGCGTTGGTAAGGGCGATCTGCACGTGGCCGAAGAGCATGGCTTTGGCTGCTTCCTCGGGCACGCCGGCGGTATGGACGGTCTCGTGCAGCGCTTCGTTGAGCAGTGTGCCGATCATGCAGGCCACTGTTTCCACCAGCGTGGGTTCGAGGATGGCGAGTTGCTTGACGGTGACCCAGTGGACGTCGATGACGGGGGCGTAGATGACCCGGATGGTAGCCTCGGCGGCTACCTTGGTCTCCTCGGAGGCGTCGTCGTCGATGGCTGCAACGACGTTCTGGGGTGCGCCTTCGCCGCCGAAGGTGTCGGCCCATTCTTCCTTGGTGGTGCGCTCGAGGAACACGGACGGGTGACAGGGGTGGGCCACTGCCTGGACGACGTCGTCGCGCTTTGCGAGCAGGCCGGCGTAGGCGGCGGCGGGGTCCAGGGTAAGCAGGATCGCGCCTGCCTTCATCTGCGGGACAACGCTCTCGGAAACGACGCCCAGGACGGTGTCCGGGACGGCGAGGATGACCACGTCGGCGCCCTTGACTGCGTCTTCAGTGGAGGTGATGTCGCGGCCTTCGGCTTTGATGCGTTCCTGGCCGGTGGGGGAGTTCTCGCTGTAGAAGACGGTGTGGCTGCTCTTCTGGAGGTTCCGGGAAACGCGCATTCCCATTTTTCCTCCGGCTCCGATGACGGCGACGGTCAAATTTTCTGCAGACATTTCACTTGCTCCTGAGGTATTCGATGCTGTGCTGGGTCCACTGGTTTTCGAGCCGGATAGTTTCGGCTTCGGTGTCCTGCCATGGCAGCCAGTGTTCGACGATCTGGTTGATTTTTCTTTGGTGGGGTTGGAATTTGCTGACCATGTAGTCGTAATCGAGCAGGCCGTCCCCGAGCGGGGCGCCGGAGTAGGTGAAGCCGACCCACCCGTCCTTGCGGCTGAACGCAAAATCCTTAATATGCATGCTCAGGACATGGGGAGCGACGGCGTCGATCACATCCCGAGGCATTTCCAGCGCGGCGACCGTGTTTGCTGGGTCGCTGCATATGCCAAGGAAGGGGCTGTCGACTCTTTGAATTACGTCAAGGATCCGGGAAGTGGGCACCTGCTCGTACGTCTCCACCGCAATCTTTACGGCTGCAGCCTCGAAGTCCGGCAGGACTTCCATGAAAATCTCTGCCGCTTCCTCTGCCGTCGGGCTGTGGTCCGGGGTGTTGAACATGGTCCGCAGCAGGGGCGAGCCCAGAATCCGGGCGATGTGCAGGAACTTCCGCAGGTGTTCGGGTCGGATTCCCCTGGTGCCGAGCTCCAGGGAGATGCCCAAACGGTCCGCGGTGGCCCTGACCGCTTCGAGCTCGGCGTCCGTCATGGCTTCCAGCGGTGCGTAGTCGCAGATCTGGAACAGGTCCACCCCCAGGACCGCGGTCCGCTCCAAAGCCTGATGGATGCTCAGCGGTTCCGTGACCTTGTCTGAGAGCTGCCAGAAGAACGCATAACTGCTCAGGCCAATCCGCGTATTCATACCGGCACCTCCGCTGCAAGAAGCCGTACGGCAGTCTCGTCCAGGATGGTCTTGAGCGCGTTCGGATCGTGTGCGAAGCGGCCCAGGAACAGGCCGGCGACTGCGGCGTCCAGCCCGGCGATGAGACCAGGTCCGGCGCTGCCGCCGTAGATCACGCGGCTGTCCACCTGGCCCGGCAGGGTGCGCAGGTGCGCGTCCAGCCCGGTGATGACGGCGCTGATGTACTCCGGGGTGGCAGGCTCCGGGGCGCCGATGGCCCACTGCGGCTCGTAGGCCACGATGGTCCGTCCCGCAGGACCCAGGGACTGGGCGCGGTTAAGTGCTGCGTCGATCTCCGCGGAGCAACGGGTCACCGCTTCCTCCACGGAGCCCTGCTGCAACTCTCCGATGCACAGGACAGGGGTGAGGTCGTTGCGGTAGGCGGCGGCGGTCTTTAGCCCGACGATCGTGTCGTCTTCGCCGAAGATCCGGCGGCGTTCGGCGTGGCCTACTTCGGCGTAGCGTCCGCCAAGTTCAGCGACGGTTTTGCCGCCCACTTCGCCGGTAAAGGCGCCTTCGTCTTCCCAGAAAATATCCTGGGCGCCCGCGGCAACCCCGGCGGTGGCGAGGATGCGGGCAGCTTCGGGAAGTACCGGAAGGGTGGGGAGGACAAACAACTCGATGTCGCCGTTCTGGACCGCGGGGTGTGCGCTGGCAATAGCGGCCACGTCCCGGCAGTAGTCCACGGAGCGCTCGTATCCGAAGTACATCTTCAGGCTGACGCCGATGATGGCTTTGGGTTGAGTGCCTGTTGGGCGGTCAGCAGGATGTGACACCTTCGTAGTCCTTAATCAGAGTGACTTTTTCTGCGGAAGCCGAGGTTTCATCAAAGGTGTAGGTGAGCCATTCCTTGGCGAGGCGGCGGGCAAGATCGAGGCCGACGACCCGCTGGCCGAAGGTGAGGACCTGTGCGTTATTGCTCAGGACTGAGCGTTCCACGGAGAAGCTGTCGTGGGCGGTGACGGCGCGGACGCCGGGGACCTTGTTGGCAGCGATGGCGACGCCGAGGCCGGTGCCGCAGACCAGCAGTGCGCGGTCCGCTTTACCGGCAGCGATGAGTTCGGCGGCGGCGATGGCAACGGATGGGTAAGGGGTGTGGCTGGTGGCGTCCACTCCGACGTCGGTGACGGATTCCACCAGATCCGAGGCCACCAAGTCAGCTTTCAGGGCTTCCTTGTATTCGAAACCGGCGTCGTCGGCTCCAACGATCAGGCGCAGTTTGGTGCTCATGCTTCTTCCTTCACAGTTCTGTTCTCGACGAGGGTGTTGTGGATTGCCCGGATGATCAGTGCCATCGATACGGCTCCCGCATCAGGGGTCCCGAGGCTCTTTTCGGCGTGCGGACGGGCCCTGCCCATCAGGGGAAGCAAGTTTGATGTGGCGTCGGCGGCGCGCTGGGCTCTGGCGGCGGCCACTCCCCAGGCTTCGGTGAGGGACCTGCCCATCTCCACCTGAGAGGTCAGCGCGTCACGGAAGGGGACAAGAACGTCCACCAGGGTTTTGTCACCGGGCTTAGCTTTGCCGAACTCCATGATCGCAGCGGCGGCACCGTCAACTCCCTTTGCGACAGCATCAGCGTCGGGGGCTCTGCCGTCTCCCAAGGAATCGCCGACGGCGCGGAGGGCCATGCCCCAGAGGGCGCCGGACGTGCCGCCGGCTTTGTCGGCCCAGGCATCGCCGGCGGTGTACAGGGTGGTGGCGGCGCCAGCACCCCGGGAGACGGCGTCTGCCGCGGCCACCACGGCGGCGTGGACGCCGCGTTCCATGCCGATGCCGTGGTCACCGTCACCGGCGATTGCATCGATCCGGCCCAGTTCGTGGGCGTTGGCGTTCACAACTGCCCTGGCTGCCTCCAGGGCGGCCAGGACGCAGGTGGCACCGGCGCGGGACTCCGCTGACGCGTCAGGAATAAAAAGCTCAGCGTCGGCCGCTTCTCCGTCCTGTATTGCGCCGCCGGAGAGCGGTTCAGCCATTATGGCGCCGCGACGGAAGGCCGGGGCATCCGCGGGAGCATTCCAGAGGGTCTCGAGTTCGTCGTCGAGCCAGAACAGGGTGAGGGAGGTGCCCGCCATGTCGAAACTGGTGACCAATTCGCCGACCTGTGGGTCTACTGCTACCAGCCCGGCTTCGGCGAGAAGTTGGGCGACGCGTCGGTAGACGACGAAGAGTTCTTCGTATTTGACGCTGCCCAGGCCGTTGAGGATGGGAACCACCCGTGGCCGGGGCGAATCTAATGAAATCGAAAGGCCGTCGGGGATCTCGGTGAGTAGCTTGGACACGAGCAGTTCGGCAAGTTCATCTGCGGTCGGAATGTCTGTTTCGTCGATGCCCGGCTCGCCGTGGATGCCCATACCCACTGCCATCCGGCCCTCAGGTACGGTGAACAGCGGGTGCTCTCCACCCGGCAGGGTGCAGCCTGTGAAGGCAACGCCGAAGGAGCGGGTGCGATCATTGGTTCGTTCGGCAACTTCCACAGTGGCATCCATCGAGTAGCCCGCTTCAGCGGCGGCCGCAGCCACCTTAAAAACTGTTATGTCGCCGGCGATACCGCGACGCTTGGTGCGCTCGGCCAGCGGGGCCGAGGAGACGTCGTCGTTGACGGCGATGCTGCGGCATTCAATGCCTTCCGCCCGGAGACGGTCCTGGGCTTGGTTGAAATGCAGGACGTCACCGGCGTAATTGCCGTAACCCAGCAGCACGCCGACACCGTTATCCGCTGTTTTGGCCACGTTGTAGACCTGTTGGGCGGAGGGGGAGGCGAACAGGTTTCCCATCACCGCACCATGTGCCAGGCCTTGACCCACCAATCCGGCAAAGGCGGGATAGTGGCCCGAGCCACCGCCGATCACCACGGCCACCGTGTTTGGTGTGCTCTTGGTGTTGCGGACCACGCCCCCGGACACGCGCTTGACCCAACGGCCATGGGAGGCGACAAAGCCCTCGATCATTTCGTCAGCGAAAGCTGCGGGTTCATTAAACAGGCGAGTCATGGGAGCTCCTGGTGCCGAAGCGGCTCAGCACCACCGCAGGATCAGGGGCAGTGGTAAAGCCGCCGACTACTACATCGGGACGGTTACTTTCAGATCGCGGGAAGGTCGAAAAGGCCCCGCAGCTAAAGCATGAGGGCTCCAGCATAGAGACAAGAGCGTAAATTGGTCAACCGGTTGAGCTATTGCAAATCACTGATGTACGCGTCTGCGTTGCTACGCTGGGCAGATGCCCATAAACCCTTCGGCCCCTTCCGCGGCCAAGATCAGTGACGCTCTCGGTTCTATAGGTCAGGGTTCCGTCGTATCTGAAGTGGCTGAGCGCCTGCTTGCCTACTTCACCAGCGGCGAAATCGCCCCCGGAACAAGGCTGCCCGCTGAGCGACAATTGGCCGCTTCCTTGGGTGTCGGGCGGTCAGCAGTGCGGGAGGCGCTGGCGGCGCTGGAAATTCTTGGCATAGTGGTGGTGCGGCCCGGCTCCGGCACATATTTGCGTGACGGAGTCTCTGAACTGCTACCGCGCACTTTGAGTTGGGGCATGATGCTCGGGGCGCCACGTACCCGTGAGCTCGTCGAATTGCGCAGCGGCCTGGAAGTCCATGCGGCGCAACTTGCCGTTGGCAGGATTACCACCGAAGGTCTCGAAAGAATGCAGAGCCATCTGACGGACATGGCCCAGCACCTGGATGATTTGGCTGCATTTGTGGAGGCGGACGCTGCTTTTCACCGAGAGATTGCTGAAGGTTCCGGGAATCAGGTGCTGCAGGAATTACTGCAGAGTATCCGTTCGCTCCTTCGGATCTGGGTGGATAGGGCGCTGACAGACAAGGGGCACGCCGCCGCGGCGTTGGAAGAGCACCGCGAGATTTACGATGCCCTCTCGGCCCGGGACGCCGAAGGCGTCGCCAGGAAGATGCGGTCGCACATGGAGACAGCGTCGCACCGTCTGCTCGGCAGTTTGCCGAATCTCAGTAGCTGAGAAGACTTTTACCAAGTATTGGTCAACCGGTTGACTTGTTAGACGAGTACTCCCATACTTGGGGTTGCAGCCTGAAAACAGGCCTCGACTTTTTGTGCCAGCGATGCCCCACCTACAGGGAGTGGTGGCTCCGGGCCGGGCAGAGAGCAGTGACATGTCCTTACATTCCATCAGGCAGGACCAGCCCTGGAGGGCCGCATCGCTTATGGCCCGTCTTGCGCCGCCCCGTCGCCCTATCGCGTTTGGACCTTGGTCGGCCGAGCTCGTCGGGGACGAATTGGCATCCATCAGTTACTCCGGCCGACAGGTATTGCGGGCGGTTAAGGCCGTGGTCCGGGACCAGGACTGGCAGACCCCACAGCCGTCCGCGTGTGACCTTGACATCATCCAAGCGGACAACGAGTTGCAAGCGCGCTGGACTGTGAAATACAACGGCTATGGAGTCCGCTACACCGGGAGGCTGCTAGCCAAATTCACTGCCGCCGAGGTGCGGATCAGCTTTGAGGGTGTGGCAGTCCATCCGTTCCGTAGCAATCGGATCGGCCTTGTTGTGTTGCATCCTCCCTCTGACGCCGGCAGGACCATTACAGTGGAGCACCCCGACGGCAGTAGCACAACCACACTATTTCCTGACACCATCAGCCCCCACCAGCCATTTATGGACATAGCGGCTCTCGAATGGGCCGACGTCGGCACGGCCTTCAGATTGTCCTTCGCTGGCGAGGTATTTGAGACCGAGGACCAACGGAACTGGACGGACGCGTCCTTCAAGACGTACAGCACACCGCTTGCGCGGCCGTTTCCAGTCACAGTCGCCGCCGGTACGACTGTCCGGCAATCGCTACTCCTGGAAGCGGCCACGCTTGAACCGCGGGCGGCTGTCGAAGCCCCGTCCTCTGCGGGGCGGGCGCACCCGGCGGGTCAGCCGACGGCGGGTTCCGCCCGGATCGGGAAGCAGGCAGGTCAGGTACCGGCGCTGGGAGTGGGCGCAGGGTTGCGGCCTCAGATGCTCCCAGACATCCCCCAACTGGATGCCATTATGGTGGAACTAGTTGGACGGCTCCAAGACGGCCGTGAAGTCGGCTGGAACGCCCAATTGGAGGCAGCTGCCGATGTGGCCGCCCGACATGGAGCAGGGTTGGATATCCGGGCCGTAACCCCTGATGTGCTCAGTGCTGTGCCCGCCCTTGCCCCATACCTGCCGCGGGCGAAGCGACTCGCAGTTTTCCATCCGGATAGCCATATCACTGAGCCCAAAACATGGCAGGACCTGCAGATAGCCCTACAGGACGCGGGATTCCGCGGAAGCCTCCTTGCTGGCGTCCGGTCCCATTTCACCGAGTTGAACCGAAACATCGAGCGCATGCCACCGCACTTTGATGCCCTCACCTTCAGCATCACACCGCAGATGCACAGCACCGGGGTCGCTGACATTATCGACAGCGTGCCCATGCAGCAGTTGGTGGCCCAAAACGCCCTGCGTCTAGGTCGCCGCAAGCCACTGCACATAGGCCCAGTAACCCTGCGTCCGCGGTTCAATGCCGTGGCGACCTCCGGCCTTGCTTCCCAGGTTGAAGCTGATGAACTGCAGGGCCACCCCTTCACAGCGGCTTGGCTACTGGCGAGCATCAGAGCGTTGACTGTTGATGGTGTGGCCTCAGCGAGCTACTTCGAGGCATCCGGCCCGGGTGGAATCACCGACGCCGACGGACTTTTGAACCCGGCTGGTCAATTGCTGAAGGAGCTAGCAGCACTCCGGTGGGCAGATGTCCTATCG
Above is a genomic segment from Arthrobacter sp. YN containing:
- a CDS encoding phosphogluconate dehydrogenase C-terminal domain-containing protein; its protein translation is MSAENLTVAVIGAGGKMGMRVSRNLQKSSHTVFYSENSPTGQERIKAEGRDITSTEDAVKGADVVILAVPDTVLGVVSESVVPQMKAGAILLTLDPAAAYAGLLAKRDDVVQAVAHPCHPSVFLERTTKEEWADTFGGEGAPQNVVAAIDDDASEETKVAAEATIRVIYAPVIDVHWVTVKQLAILEPTLVETVACMIGTLLNEALHETVHTAGVPEEAAKAMLFGHVQIALTNALRGSNPFSEACEIAIQYGKDTIIKDDWKKIFDDSELDSVIAKMLKLEAVKR
- a CDS encoding PhzF family phenazine biosynthesis protein, which translates into the protein MSLVESTRPFSQVDVFAPGPRAGNPVAVVHHADGLSSEQMQNFANWMNLSETTFLLTPTDSAADYRLRIFTPRAEVPFAGHPTLGSAHAWLENGGKPHEDGQLIQECGAGLVTIRRTDTELSFQAPPLTKSGPVEPTLLDQAIASLGIDAGQVLGSNWVDNGPGWLGIRLASARQVLDLRPDFNAMGHLNMGVIGAYYNGEPADFEVRTFAPGHGVNEDPVTGSVNAGLAQWLHSEGIVDGSYSVQQGTVLGRGGQLTITSEADAIWVGGSSRTIINGHIRL
- a CDS encoding sugar phosphate isomerase/epimerase family protein — its product is MNTRIGLSSYAFFWQLSDKVTEPLSIHQALERTAVLGVDLFQICDYAPLEAMTDAELEAVRATADRLGISLELGTRGIRPEHLRKFLHIARILGSPLLRTMFNTPDHSPTAEEAAEIFMEVLPDFEAAAVKIAVETYEQVPTSRILDVIQRVDSPFLGICSDPANTVAALEMPRDVIDAVAPHVLSMHIKDFAFSRKDGWVGFTYSGAPLGDGLLDYDYMVSKFQPHQRKINQIVEHWLPWQDTEAETIRLENQWTQHSIEYLRSK
- a CDS encoding FadR/GntR family transcriptional regulator — translated: MPINPSAPSAAKISDALGSIGQGSVVSEVAERLLAYFTSGEIAPGTRLPAERQLAASLGVGRSAVREALAALEILGIVVVRPGSGTYLRDGVSELLPRTLSWGMMLGAPRTRELVELRSGLEVHAAQLAVGRITTEGLERMQSHLTDMAQHLDDLAAFVEADAAFHREIAEGSGNQVLQELLQSIRSLLRIWVDRALTDKGHAAAALEEHREIYDALSARDAEGVARKMRSHMETASHRLLGSLPNLSS
- a CDS encoding triose-phosphate isomerase family protein; this encodes MSHPADRPTGTQPKAIIGVSLKMYFGYERSVDYCRDVAAIASAHPAVQNGDIELFVLPTLPVLPEAARILATAGVAAGAQDIFWEDEGAFTGEVGGKTVAELGGRYAEVGHAERRRIFGEDDTIVGLKTAAAYRNDLTPVLCIGELQQGSVEEAVTRCSAEIDAALNRAQSLGPAGRTIVAYEPQWAIGAPEPATPEYISAVITGLDAHLRTLPGQVDSRVIYGGSAGPGLIAGLDAAVAGLFLGRFAHDPNALKTILDETAVRLLAAEVPV
- a CDS encoding ribose-5-phosphate isomerase — its product is MSTKLRLIVGADDAGFEYKEALKADLVASDLVESVTDVGVDATSHTPYPSVAIAAAELIAAGKADRALLVCGTGLGVAIAANKVPGVRAVTAHDSFSVERSVLSNNAQVLTFGQRVVGLDLARRLAKEWLTYTFDETSASAEKVTLIKDYEGVTSC
- a CDS encoding dihydroxyacetone kinase family protein; translated protein: MTRLFNEPAAFADEMIEGFVASHGRWVKRVSGGVVRNTKSTPNTVAVVIGGGSGHYPAFAGLVGQGLAHGAVMGNLFASPSAQQVYNVAKTADNGVGVLLGYGNYAGDVLHFNQAQDRLRAEGIECRSIAVNDDVSSAPLAERTKRRGIAGDITVFKVAAAAAEAGYSMDATVEVAERTNDRTRSFGVAFTGCTLPGGEHPLFTVPEGRMAVGMGIHGEPGIDETDIPTADELAELLVSKLLTEIPDGLSISLDSPRPRVVPILNGLGSVKYEELFVVYRRVAQLLAEAGLVAVDPQVGELVTSFDMAGTSLTLFWLDDELETLWNAPADAPAFRRGAIMAEPLSGGAIQDGEAADAELFIPDASAESRAGATCVLAALEAARAVVNANAHELGRIDAIAGDGDHGIGMERGVHAAVVAAADAVSRGAGAATTLYTAGDAWADKAGGTSGALWGMALRAVGDSLGDGRAPDADAVAKGVDGAAAAIMEFGKAKPGDKTLVDVLVPFRDALTSQVEMGRSLTEAWGVAAARAQRAADATSNLLPLMGRARPHAEKSLGTPDAGAVSMALIIRAIHNTLVENRTVKEEA